A single window of Paenibacillus sp. SYP-B4298 DNA harbors:
- the whiA gene encoding DNA-binding protein WhiA, which produces MSFAAQTKKELTLIEADSCCEKAELAALIRMNGSVNLANRKVILDVSTENAAIARRIYSLTKKLFAVHTELLVRKKMRLKKNNVYIVRIPMRAQEMLAELHIVSEGFVFHQGIDPELIRKPCCKRSYLRGAFLAAGSVNNPEGSSYHLEIASMYEEQCCSMVDLANSFHLNARCIERKKGFIFYIKEGEKIIEFLNIIGAHQALFKFEDVRIMRDMRNSVNRIVNCETANLNKTIGAAVRQIDNIKLIQKELGLDHLPDKLKEVAEIRLKHPDMNLKEVGDLLKVKVSKSGVNHRLRKLDELAEKIRNG; this is translated from the coding sequence TTGTCTTTTGCGGCCCAAACCAAGAAGGAGCTGACCTTAATCGAGGCAGATTCCTGCTGCGAGAAGGCAGAGCTGGCAGCGCTGATTCGAATGAATGGCTCTGTTAATCTCGCCAACCGTAAGGTCATTCTGGATGTGTCAACAGAAAATGCTGCTATTGCGCGCAGGATCTATTCCTTGACGAAAAAGCTATTTGCTGTTCATACAGAGCTGCTTGTCCGCAAGAAGATGCGGTTGAAAAAAAATAACGTCTATATCGTTCGAATTCCGATGAGGGCTCAGGAGATGCTGGCTGAGCTTCACATTGTATCGGAAGGCTTTGTATTTCATCAAGGAATTGATCCGGAGCTGATTCGCAAGCCTTGCTGCAAACGCTCCTATCTGAGAGGCGCATTCCTGGCTGCTGGTTCGGTGAATAACCCAGAAGGCTCCTCCTATCATCTGGAGATCGCTTCGATGTATGAGGAGCAATGCTGCTCCATGGTGGATCTGGCGAATTCCTTCCATCTCAATGCCAGATGCATTGAGCGGAAGAAAGGCTTCATCTTCTACATTAAGGAAGGCGAGAAAATTATCGAGTTCCTTAATATTATCGGGGCGCACCAGGCATTGTTCAAATTCGAGGATGTACGAATTATGCGCGATATGCGTAACTCGGTCAACCGGATCGTGAACTGTGAGACGGCCAATCTGAACAAGACGATCGGGGCAGCCGTGCGGCAGATCGATAATATCAAGCTGATTCAGAAGGAGCTGGGACTGGATCATCTTCCTGACAAACTGAAGGAGGTTGCAGAGATTCGCCTGAAGCATCCGGATATGAATCTGAAGGAAGTTGGCGATCTGCTCAAGGTGAAAGTCAGCAAATCCGGGGTCAATCATCGATTGCGCAAGCTTGACGAACTTGCCGAGAAAATAAGGAACGGCTAA
- a CDS encoding gluconeogenesis factor YvcK family protein gives MIQRTNKKQNPSIVVIGGGTGLSVMLRGLKEKPLDITAIVTVADDGGSSGILRNELHMPPPGDIRNVLTALADVEPLLADMLNYRFNHGNGLAGHSLGNLMLAAMTDISGDFVTGVRELSRVLAVRGRVLPAAGQSIVLKAEMKDGSVVTGESMIPKARRQIKRVMIEPANVEPLEEAVEALREADAILVGPGSLYTSIIPNLLVPKLAQAIVESNAVKIFVCNVMTQPGETDNYSVSDHLEAIHAHIGHHLFDYVIVNDGEIPPQVQSKYAEEGAKAVHLDLEEVKKRGYQVIADRLVLFRTYLRHDAARLSHHIYQLVENWMQRKG, from the coding sequence TTGATTCAGCGTACAAACAAGAAACAGAATCCGAGCATTGTTGTCATCGGTGGCGGTACTGGCCTCTCGGTTATGTTGCGCGGCCTCAAGGAGAAGCCGCTTGATATTACCGCCATTGTCACCGTCGCTGACGATGGGGGAAGCTCCGGCATTCTGCGCAACGAGCTTCATATGCCGCCCCCAGGCGACATTCGCAACGTATTAACCGCGCTTGCGGATGTGGAGCCGCTGCTGGCGGATATGTTAAACTATCGTTTCAACCATGGCAACGGGCTGGCGGGGCATAGCCTGGGCAATCTCATGCTGGCAGCGATGACGGACATCTCGGGGGATTTCGTCACCGGAGTGCGCGAGCTGAGCCGCGTATTGGCGGTGCGCGGGCGGGTTCTGCCGGCTGCGGGACAGTCGATCGTGCTGAAGGCAGAGATGAAGGATGGCTCTGTCGTCACCGGCGAATCAATGATCCCCAAGGCGCGCAGGCAGATCAAGCGAGTCATGATCGAGCCGGCTAATGTGGAGCCGTTGGAAGAGGCGGTGGAGGCATTGCGCGAGGCGGATGCGATTCTCGTCGGGCCGGGCAGCCTGTATACGAGCATTATTCCGAATCTGCTCGTGCCCAAGCTGGCACAGGCCATTGTGGAATCGAATGCGGTCAAGATATTTGTGTGCAATGTGATGACACAGCCTGGCGAGACGGATAATTATTCTGTCAGCGACCATCTGGAGGCGATCCATGCCCACATCGGTCATCATCTGTTTGACTATGTCATCGTGAATGACGGCGAGATTCCGCCGCAGGTACAGAGCAAGTATGCGGAGGAGGGGGCCAAGGCGGTTCATCTGGATCTGGAGGAAGTGAAGAAGCGGGGCTACCAGGTCATTGCTGACCGACTGGTGTTGTTTCGTACCTATCTCAGACATGATGCCGCGCGGCTAAGCCATCATATTTATCAGCTTGTTGAGAATTGGATGCAACGAAAGGGGTGA
- a CDS encoding HPr family phosphocarrier protein: MTRHPVVVRLKTGLHARPAALFVQEANKFSSEVFVEKDDKKVNAKSIMGIMSLAISSGTEVHISAEGSDAEQAVTALVNLVSKEELENQ; the protein is encoded by the coding sequence ATGACAAGGCATCCTGTGGTCGTTCGTTTGAAGACAGGTCTCCATGCAAGACCGGCAGCGCTTTTTGTACAGGAAGCAAATAAATTTTCTTCCGAAGTGTTCGTGGAGAAGGACGACAAGAAAGTGAATGCCAAATCCATTATGGGTATTATGAGCTTGGCCATTAGCTCGGGCACTGAAGTACACATTAGTGCAGAGGGTTCGGACGCAGAACAGGCTGTAACCGCTTTAGTCAATCTGGTAAGCAAGGAAGAACTGGAGAACCAATAA
- a CDS encoding polysaccharide lyase family 1 protein, translated as MKRLSFLLLVAAVLWLNFTPPLSTYGAASFPNTGTTGLTGFAGNAKNEFGVWKSAITGGKNGQIVYISNLNDLRTHSAGSTPKILVIENNISSSTLQKVNFGSNKTIVGSYNNHTLTNIHFRSTSSSGNVIFQNLTFQHSANINANDDIQMYITAGTNYWIDHCTFAGHGYNANGSDLDKLLYIGDRADYITISNSKFSNHRYGLILGHPNDGNSSYNGVPHVTLANNYFENLYVRGPGLMRYGYFHVKNNYANNFNQAITIGQGARIYSENNYFGAGAEKGGILDDKANGEFTDSGSTPALNAPRSPRTNWRPSSNYSYEVRDANYAREFVTKYAGSSNTTLVFGK; from the coding sequence ATGAAAAGGCTTTCATTTCTATTGTTAGTTGCTGCGGTGTTATGGCTGAACTTTACTCCTCCCTTGTCGACGTATGGGGCAGCCAGCTTTCCCAACACCGGCACGACAGGACTGACAGGCTTCGCAGGGAACGCGAAAAACGAATTTGGCGTATGGAAATCAGCCATTACTGGTGGGAAGAACGGTCAGATTGTGTACATTAGCAACTTGAACGATCTGCGCACCCATAGTGCAGGCTCGACTCCGAAGATTCTTGTCATCGAGAACAACATTTCCTCATCCACGCTGCAAAAAGTAAATTTCGGCTCCAACAAGACAATCGTCGGCTCCTACAACAATCACACGCTGACCAATATTCATTTCCGCTCTACCTCTAGCTCAGGCAATGTCATTTTTCAAAATCTTACCTTCCAGCACTCGGCTAACATCAATGCAAACGATGATATTCAGATGTACATTACGGCCGGGACCAATTACTGGATCGATCATTGTACGTTCGCAGGCCATGGCTACAACGCCAATGGTAGTGATCTGGACAAGCTGCTCTATATCGGCGACCGAGCCGATTATATTACCATTAGCAATTCCAAATTCTCGAATCACAGATATGGTCTAATACTGGGCCACCCGAATGATGGCAATAGCAGCTATAATGGGGTGCCCCATGTCACGCTGGCGAACAATTACTTTGAAAACCTGTATGTCCGCGGCCCAGGCCTTATGCGATACGGATATTTCCATGTCAAAAATAATTATGCAAATAATTTCAATCAGGCCATTACCATTGGTCAGGGAGCGCGGATCTATTCCGAGAACAACTACTTTGGCGCAGGGGCAGAAAAAGGCGGCATCCTCGATGACAAGGCGAATGGCGAGTTTACGGACTCGGGCAGCACACCTGCTCTGAACGCTCCCAGATCGCCTAGGACGAATTGGAGACCTAGCAGCAACTATAGCTATGAGGTTAGGGATGCCAATTATGCTCGCGAATTTGTAACCAAGTATGCCGGCTCCTCTAACACGACCCTTGTCTTTGGCAAGTAA
- a CDS encoding sporulation histidine kinase inhibitor Sda, with protein MKISNPFLSMRNFIKPTDRSRRSSQRYNMEDSGYSVRFSVAKEPVYSDYSDKTLLLKPLNDEHLLEVYREAKAMCLSEDFIQLIESALEQRKIPLREVGNG; from the coding sequence ATGAAAATTTCAAACCCCTTCCTATCCATGCGTAATTTCATCAAGCCTACGGATCGGAGCCGTCGTTCCTCGCAGCGTTACAATATGGAGGATTCCGGCTATTCAGTCAGGTTCTCTGTTGCGAAAGAGCCTGTATACAGCGACTACAGCGACAAAACCCTACTCCTGAAGCCCTTGAATGATGAGCATCTGCTGGAGGTATATCGCGAAGCCAAGGCGATGTGTCTGTCTGAGGATTTCATCCAACTGATCGAAAGCGCATTGGAGCAGCGTAAAATTCCATTAAGAGAAGTGGGCAATGGCTAA
- the clpP gene encoding ATP-dependent Clp endopeptidase proteolytic subunit ClpP, producing MNFVPMVIEQSNRGERAYDIYSRLLKDRIIFLGSGVNDVVANSIIAQMLFLTADDPEKDISLYINSPGGSITAGMAIYDTMQFIKPDVSTICVGMAASMGAFLLAAGAKGKRYALPNSEVMIHQPLGGAEGQASDIEIRARRILKMRDKLNGILAERTGQPLSKIEQDTDRDYFMSAEEAREYGLVDKVIERI from the coding sequence ATGAATTTTGTACCAATGGTCATTGAACAAAGCAACCGCGGAGAGCGCGCCTATGACATCTACTCCCGTCTGTTGAAGGACCGGATTATCTTTTTGGGGAGCGGCGTGAATGATGTTGTCGCCAATTCGATCATCGCTCAGATGCTCTTCCTGACCGCCGATGACCCGGAGAAGGACATCAGCTTGTACATTAACAGTCCGGGAGGTTCCATAACTGCAGGGATGGCAATCTACGACACCATGCAATTCATCAAGCCCGATGTATCGACGATCTGTGTCGGCATGGCAGCTTCCATGGGCGCATTCCTGCTCGCTGCAGGCGCCAAGGGCAAGCGCTATGCGCTGCCTAACAGCGAAGTGATGATTCACCAGCCGCTCGGTGGAGCCGAAGGGCAAGCCAGCGACATCGAGATTCGTGCCAGACGCATCCTGAAGATGCGCGACAAGCTCAATGGTATTCTGGCTGAACGCACAGGACAGCCGCTGAGCAAGATCGAGCAGGATACCGATCGCGATTATTTCATGAGCGCTGAAGAAGCTCGTGAGTACGGTCTGGTTGACAAAGTGATCGAACGCATCTAG